From a region of the Panicum virgatum strain AP13 chromosome 2K, P.virgatum_v5, whole genome shotgun sequence genome:
- the LOC120693167 gene encoding arabinosyltransferase RRA2-like — MASRREAPLMRGGSGSGGQPLSRGSRVAAAVVVGVALGCLCAFFYPEGFFPRASDSAINWPRWADSGACDTSREVANLKSQLLSLERKNAEFRKQINELSMKVQLAGQGKNEVLHKAGLFGTVKALRTNPTVTPDLSINPRLAKILEQVAVKKELIVALANSNVKEMLEMWFTNIKRVGISNYLVVALDDSIENFCKSNDVPVYRRDPDDGIDNIAKTGGNHAVSGLKFRVLREFLQLGYSVLLSDIDIIFFQNPFNYLYRDSDIESMSDGHNNMTAYGFNDVFDEPSMGWARYAHTMRIWVYNSGFFFIRPTIPSIELLDRVAGRLSREPKSWDQAVFNEELFFPSHPGYEGVHASKRTMDIYLFMNSKVLFKTVRKDAHLRQLKPVIVHLNYHPDKSDRLKAVIEFYVNGKQNALEHFPDGSE, encoded by the exons ATGGCCAGCCGGCGCGAGGCGCCCCTgatgcgcggcggcagcggcagcggcgggcagCCGCTGTCTCGCGGGTCCCGCGTCGCCGCGGCGGTCGTGGTCGGCGTCGCGCTCGGGTGCCTGTGCGCCTTCTTCTACCCCGAGGGCTTCTTCCCCCGCGCCTCTGACTCGGCCATCAATTGGCCTCGCTGG GCTGACTCAGGTGCCTGTGATACATCTCGGGAAGTTGCCAACCTGAAGTCACAGCTATTATCATTGGAAAGGAAAAACGCTGAATTTAGGAAGCAGATCAATGAACTGTCAATGAAGGTTCAGTTGGCTGGACAAGGGAAAAACGAGGTCCTGCATAAGGCTGGTCTATTTGGTACGGTGAAGGCTCTGAGAACAAATCCAACAGTCACTCCAGATTTATCCATCAATCCCAGATTGGCGAAGATATTGGAACAGGTTGCTGTGAAGAAAGAACTCATAGTTGCCTTGGCAAACTCTAATGTGAAAGAGATGCTTGAGATGTGGTTCACTAACATCAAACGGGTgggtatttcaaattatttagTTGTTGCATTAGATGACAGCATAGAGAACTTCTGCAAGTCGAATGATGTCCCAGTTTACCGCCGGGATCCTGATGATGGTATTGACAATATTGCCAAGACTGGTGGAAACCATGCTGTTTCTGGACTCAAATTCCGCGTATTGAGGGAATTTTTGCAGCTGGGGTACAGTGTTCTCCTCTCTGATATTGATATAATTTTCTTCCAGAATCCCTTTAATTATCTTTACAGAGATTCGGATATAGAGTCCATGAGTGATGGCCACAACAATATGACAGCTTATGGATTCAATGATGTTTTCGATGAGCCTTCCATGGGCTGGGCAAGATATGCGCATACAATGCGTATATGGGTTTATAATTCTGGATTCTTTTTCATAAGGCCGACAATTCCTTCAATTGAGCTCCTGGATAGGGTAGCTGGTCGACTTTCTCGGGAGCCCAAATCATGGGACCAAGCAGTTTTCAATGAGGAGCTGTTTTTTCCATCACATCCTGGGTATGAAGGTGTTCATGCATCCAAAAGAACCATGGATATCTACCTCTTCATGAACAGCAAAGTTCTGTTCAAGACTGTGAGGAAGGATGCTCATCTGCGGCAGTTGAAGCCGGTGATTGTGCATTTGAACTACCATCCTGACAAGTCTGATCGCCTGAAAGCTGTGATTGAATTTTATGTTAATGGGAAACAAAATGCTCTCGAACATTTCCCTGATGGATCAGAATGA